A single Pedobacter sp. PACM 27299 DNA region contains:
- a CDS encoding outer membrane beta-barrel protein: MLKKLFTYILFTLFSFTAFAQKSVIKGLVADTLEKKVLENTAVLLIRATDSILVKTARTDINGHFEWGNIKAGNYLLLISYPKMADYLRNISIGPDSILNLGQVNMELKSKLLDEVVIAATKKAIRMRGDTLVFQADSFAVRNNANVQELLKRLPGIEVDKNGAIKSQGKEVKTVLVDGDEFFGDDPLLATKYLKANAVDEVQVYDRKSKTAELTGIDDGIKQKTINIKLKDNAKNGYLTTLDANMGSDAFQDYGGMIGAFKSKLKMAIFGTYSTLDNDSKINNSMRKLKGEDYDQIEIGDDGSSIMYSSGGDDDDDYYSSTGGLPSNINLGAHYSDKFYKNKMGLKMNFKVFNNQNTNHKTSNSQELLPSGQKLVSTGTTDDHSNVTGENIRGTYTYHTDSLSILKVSFGLKKNRSYNESKSFNGSNNDQGLPISQNSQSNIGNGAADLFNGNINWSTKFKKKGRVLSIDIQPESQNSSGLETSLNHTEYYDALGNWKNSEDINLIKDNSGKQNSIGTRISYAELLTKRWSMEAGYTFKTIASSSDRLVFDAVTGENKKIDSLSNNFKFINFSNIGKLIFQYKVKDLSVSSGLEATQTNFELKDLDKASNFKRSYLNLSPRTNIYYRISNNTSMALNYNGFTQQPSIEQIQPVTQINNPLFQVIGNSGLRPSFTNNFSVSYSSFMMNTDQFISGSLNYGFTNNAIVNSEIIDEFAKRVTSFINLNGNNSWSGNMYYSKGFSKLHFRMGLDLSFYRSGNVAKINGVRNTTINTQYNAKGSFNYYTSKVDLSYSPSASIMYGTSSIGGFNDGKSITHNHEFSGTVQLPYRSEFNTTLSISLRPANSSFETDLNVVILNSYLATKLGKSEAFELKLTATDILNQKIGYNRFVGGNLISENTFSYIPRYVLIGINWNLSGNFTKAAANP; this comes from the coding sequence ATGCTGAAAAAACTTTTCACTTATATACTTTTCACTTTATTTTCATTTACCGCTTTTGCACAAAAATCTGTGATTAAAGGTTTAGTTGCTGATACTTTAGAAAAAAAGGTACTTGAGAATACTGCAGTCCTGTTGATCAGGGCTACGGATTCTATATTGGTAAAAACAGCACGTACGGATATAAATGGTCATTTCGAATGGGGAAATATTAAAGCTGGCAATTATCTCCTCCTGATCAGCTATCCAAAAATGGCGGATTACCTCCGTAACATCAGCATTGGTCCAGATAGTATTTTAAACCTTGGACAGGTGAATATGGAGTTAAAATCCAAATTATTGGATGAAGTAGTCATTGCAGCCACCAAAAAAGCCATCAGAATGCGTGGAGACACCTTGGTTTTTCAGGCGGATAGTTTTGCAGTACGCAACAATGCCAATGTTCAGGAATTACTCAAAAGGCTGCCGGGAATTGAAGTAGATAAAAATGGTGCGATAAAATCACAGGGAAAAGAAGTCAAAACCGTACTTGTAGATGGCGATGAATTTTTTGGCGATGATCCCCTACTGGCCACCAAGTATTTAAAAGCGAATGCCGTAGATGAAGTTCAGGTGTATGACCGGAAAAGCAAGACGGCAGAACTTACTGGAATTGACGACGGGATTAAGCAGAAGACGATCAATATCAAGCTGAAAGACAACGCTAAGAATGGTTATCTGACCACCTTGGATGCCAATATGGGGAGTGATGCTTTTCAGGATTATGGAGGGATGATTGGTGCATTTAAGAGTAAATTGAAAATGGCCATTTTTGGCACCTATTCTACCCTCGACAATGACTCTAAGATCAACAATTCTATGCGTAAGCTCAAAGGAGAAGATTATGATCAGATTGAGATCGGAGACGATGGCAGTTCCATTATGTATTCTTCTGGTGGGGATGACGACGATGATTACTATTCTTCTACCGGAGGTCTGCCCAGCAACATCAACCTTGGCGCCCATTATTCTGATAAATTCTACAAAAATAAGATGGGTTTAAAGATGAATTTCAAAGTATTCAATAACCAGAATACCAACCATAAAACTTCCAACTCCCAGGAATTGCTTCCCTCTGGGCAAAAACTAGTCAGTACAGGTACTACAGATGACCATTCTAATGTAACCGGTGAAAATATCCGCGGGACTTATACCTATCATACCGATTCTTTATCCATCCTAAAGGTATCATTCGGCCTAAAAAAGAACAGAAGCTATAATGAATCCAAAAGTTTTAATGGGAGTAACAATGATCAGGGATTACCGATCAGTCAGAATTCACAATCTAACATTGGAAATGGGGCGGCCGACCTTTTCAACGGAAACATCAACTGGTCCACAAAATTCAAGAAAAAAGGTAGGGTATTGTCCATAGATATTCAACCGGAGAGCCAAAACAGTTCAGGACTGGAAACCAGCTTAAACCATACCGAGTATTACGATGCCCTGGGAAACTGGAAAAATAGTGAAGACATCAACCTGATTAAAGACAATTCCGGCAAACAAAATTCCATTGGAACCCGAATCAGCTATGCGGAATTATTGACAAAACGCTGGTCTATGGAAGCTGGATATACCTTTAAAACCATTGCTTCCAGCAGTGACCGTTTAGTTTTTGATGCTGTAACCGGTGAAAATAAAAAAATCGACTCCCTGAGTAACAACTTTAAATTCATTAATTTCTCCAATATAGGGAAGTTGATTTTTCAGTATAAAGTGAAGGATCTATCTGTTTCGAGTGGTCTGGAAGCTACCCAAACCAATTTTGAACTGAAAGATTTAGATAAAGCCAGTAATTTCAAGAGAAGCTACCTGAACCTCTCTCCGCGAACCAATATCTATTATAGGATCAGCAATAATACGAGTATGGCGCTAAATTATAATGGTTTCACACAGCAGCCTAGTATTGAACAGATCCAGCCTGTGACACAAATTAACAACCCTTTGTTCCAGGTGATTGGAAATTCAGGTTTAAGACCTTCATTTACCAATAATTTTTCCGTTTCCTACAGTAGCTTCATGATGAACACTGACCAGTTTATTTCTGGTTCCTTAAATTATGGATTTACCAATAATGCCATTGTAAATTCAGAAATCATAGATGAATTTGCAAAACGTGTGACCAGCTTTATCAATTTAAACGGCAACAATTCCTGGAGTGGAAATATGTATTACTCAAAAGGCTTTTCAAAACTTCATTTCCGTATGGGCCTGGATCTGAGCTTTTACCGCTCTGGAAATGTGGCGAAAATCAATGGTGTACGCAATACTACCATTAATACGCAGTACAATGCGAAAGGTTCTTTCAATTATTACACTTCCAAAGTAGACCTCTCCTATTCTCCTTCCGCTTCAATCATGTATGGTACCTCCTCCATTGGGGGCTTCAATGATGGAAAGAGCATCACCCATAATCATGAATTTTCTGGAACCGTACAATTGCCTTACCGTTCAGAATTCAACACTACACTTTCCATCTCCTTACGTCCGGCCAATTCTTCTTTTGAAACAGACCTGAACGTAGTTATTCTGAACAGCTATCTGGCTACGAAATTAGGAAAAAGTGAAGCCTTTGAGCTGAAACTGACTGCCACAGACATCCTCAATCAAAAAATTGGTTACAATCGGTTTGTAGGTGGAAACCTGATCTCTGAAAATACATTCAGCTATATTCCACGTTATGTACTGATTGGCATAAACTGGAATTTAAGTGGTAACTTTACTAAAGCCGCGGCTAATCCATAA
- the kdsB gene encoding 3-deoxy-manno-octulosonate cytidylyltransferase — MKVLGVIPARFASTRFPGKPLVDIQGKSMIRRVYEQALKAKGLDHVVVATDDERIAEELKSFGGEYIMTGTQHQSGTDRCAEVARQLPGFEVLLNIQGDEPFIDPAQIDLLVSCFADPNVQLATLIKEIHTETELFNHNLPKVVLNARKEAVYFSRQTIPYLRNAEKENWLQAHLFYKHIGIYGYTASVLQEITALPPSSLEIAESLEQLRWIENGYAIQTRVTDIETIAIDTPDDLKKILGA, encoded by the coding sequence ATGAAGGTACTTGGAGTAATTCCAGCCCGCTTTGCTTCTACACGTTTCCCCGGAAAGCCTTTAGTGGACATTCAAGGGAAAAGCATGATCCGTAGGGTATATGAGCAGGCACTTAAAGCAAAGGGGCTCGACCACGTGGTTGTGGCCACAGATGATGAACGCATCGCCGAAGAACTGAAAAGTTTTGGTGGCGAGTACATCATGACCGGCACTCAGCACCAAAGCGGCACGGACCGCTGTGCTGAAGTGGCCAGGCAATTGCCAGGTTTTGAGGTACTCCTCAACATACAGGGTGATGAGCCTTTTATAGATCCGGCACAGATAGACTTATTGGTTTCCTGCTTTGCAGACCCGAACGTACAGCTGGCTACCCTCATCAAGGAAATTCATACTGAAACAGAACTGTTTAACCATAACTTGCCAAAGGTGGTGCTGAATGCCCGCAAAGAAGCGGTGTATTTTAGTCGACAAACCATTCCTTACCTGCGAAATGCAGAAAAAGAAAACTGGTTGCAGGCACATTTGTTCTATAAACACATTGGCATTTATGGCTATACTGCCAGTGTATTACAGGAGATTACCGCACTCCCTCCTTCTTCCCTGGAAATTGCAGAAAGTTTGGAGCAGCTGCGTTGGATAGAAAATGGCTATGCGATTCAAACCCGGGTAACCGACATTGAAACGATTGCCATTGATACTCCTGATGACCTGAAAAAGATATTGGGCGCTTAA